The following are from one region of the Streptomyces decoyicus genome:
- a CDS encoding RDD family protein has protein sequence MSTDQPPGEPPENDPFLKKPQEPPAGGAPRNSSPRENGAPRNHAPRGNGAGAGGTGAGEGGTPPPGGPPPGGTPPPYAGDPYGSGPYAGDPYGGQPGPADPLAGMPPLANRGRRLVARIIDAIIIGVPVSVIMTLIVGGVDYFSTDSVEAGRQSTVSGVTMLAYLIYDGLMISSRGQTLGKMAMKIRVAMLSNGSTPTAQASWIRAAVYTLPEIVPCCGFIFWLVNVLWCTWDQPYHQCLHDKAAKTVVVSTETGGARSA, from the coding sequence ATGAGTACCGACCAGCCCCCCGGTGAGCCGCCGGAGAACGACCCGTTCCTGAAGAAGCCGCAGGAGCCCCCGGCGGGCGGCGCTCCCCGTAACAGTTCTCCCCGTGAGAACGGCGCCCCTCGTAACCACGCGCCGCGCGGCAACGGTGCGGGTGCAGGCGGTACGGGCGCTGGTGAGGGCGGTACGCCACCCCCGGGAGGCCCGCCGCCCGGTGGCACCCCGCCGCCCTATGCGGGCGACCCCTACGGCAGTGGCCCGTATGCCGGTGACCCCTACGGCGGGCAGCCCGGACCGGCCGACCCACTGGCCGGGATGCCGCCGCTGGCGAACCGCGGCCGCCGCCTCGTGGCGCGCATCATCGACGCGATCATCATCGGGGTACCGGTGTCCGTGATCATGACGCTGATCGTCGGTGGCGTGGACTACTTCAGTACCGACAGCGTGGAGGCCGGTAGGCAGTCGACGGTATCGGGCGTCACCATGCTGGCGTATCTCATCTACGACGGACTGATGATCTCCAGCCGCGGCCAGACCCTCGGCAAGATGGCGATGAAGATCCGGGTGGCGATGCTCTCGAACGGCTCGACCCCGACCGCCCAGGCGAGCTGGATCCGGGCCGCGGTCTATACGTTGCCGGAGATCGTGCCGTGCTGCGGCTTCATCTTCTGGCTGGTCAACGTCCTGTGGTGTACCTGGGACCAGCCGTATCACCAGTGTCTGCACGACAAGGCGGCGAAGACCGTGGTGGTGTCCACGGAGACGGGTGGCGCCCGCTCGGCGTGA